From Mobula birostris isolate sMobBir1 chromosome 8, sMobBir1.hap1, whole genome shotgun sequence, the proteins below share one genomic window:
- the LOC140201815 gene encoding eukaryotic translation initiation factor 4E-binding protein 2-like, which yields MSGPAQKTESRAIPTRRVIVSDAAQLPHDFSTTPGGTLFSTTPGGTRIIYDRKFLMECRNSPVARTPPRDLPNIPGVTSPNTTEVKPAVNHVNNHEEKGAGGDDAQFEMDI from the exons ATGTCCGGCCCAGCTCAGAAGACCGAGAGCCGCGCCATTCCCACCCGGAGGGTGATCGTCAGCGATGCGGCTCAGCTGCCGCACGATTTCAGTACCACCCCCGGGGGCACCCTCTTCAGCACCACCCCAGGAG GCACACGTATTATTTATGACCGCAAGTTCCTCATGGAATGCCGCAACTCCCCTGTTGCCAGGACACCTCCGCGTGACCTCCCAAACATCCCAGGTGTCACAAGTCCGAATACCACAGAGGTGAAGCCAGCAGTGAACCATGTAAACAACCACGAAGAGAAGGGGGCCGGTG GAGATGATGCCCAATTTGAGATGGACATTTAA